The Macaca nemestrina isolate mMacNem1 chromosome 9, mMacNem.hap1, whole genome shotgun sequence genome includes the window caGGATTACGAAGTCTATTCAATTAACATGGCATACAAACACACatgcgcgcatacacacacacacacacacacacacacacacacgcggcATGCATAGTTTTCAGCTGATCTTTCCTGAGTTATATTCAGACTTAGTCCAACATCAATCTAATCTACAAGATACCGGGAGCTAAACACCATTTGAAATTGCCCGGGAGAGGTCAGCTGGCCATTAGCTCCTAGATAGAAGGAATGTCCTAAAAGTCTCGAGGAATGACAAATGCCTTGAGATACTATCTCACTGCTTACCCAAGGTATCTCCCCAGATTGCTTATCAATGCCTTTCCTGTTACCCTTTTCATATTCAAAGAATGGGAAAAGTTTGCAGAAGTTTGGCTGGTAGACCTTCCCTAGCAATAAATACTTTGAAACTCTAAAAAAGCACATCCCTTGGAAAACTGCTGCCTTGCTGGAAGAAGTAAACCCCAACTGGttaatctcagctctgccaccttCTTGATTCTATCCTCAAATTCCTGGAATGGCAGACAAATAAATTACACCACCACGATGCAAAACGATGCAATGTTAGCAGATTAACAAGGACATGTCCCGAGTGTAAACCGTACTCCAAATAAAGAGTTGCCAAAATTTGAGAGTTTTTGTCATTCTATGTGATCTCTAACTCCCCCAAAACATCAATAATCTGCTTTTTTAAGGTAGCAGATAGTCATATTGACAGAATGAATTGGGTAGAGGGAAGGGGAGTCCGTTGGTATCTGGAGCAGtcaatttttctgttataaatgtTGGTATCtggaacatttaatttttttattataactgTGACCCACAGAGTAACTAAATTAATTTCATCCAGGgtaattaaatgatttttaactaGCTCCTCCACTTCCAAATTCACAAAGTTCTAAAAACTAGTTCTGGAAGTATTTGTATTTTGTTGGGAGCACCTGTGGGGCAGGTTGTAATTGATTGTGGCGTTGAGAATCAATTATTGAGAATATACCAGTTCCGACATAAGCCACGCAAACAATATGGACACATTATCTGCTACCTGTCAAATCCATTGATTTTCTCAATGGATTGACCATTCAGAGCAGCTGAAACTCCAAGGGAACTTCATTCTATCAACTACTAGAAGTTGAAGTAAGTTTATATGATTAAAACATTCTCATCAGTAGCCATCTGTATTATTCCAGAAGGAAACAATTACAAATGAACCTATTTAATAGACGTGAGAGGCCAAAAATAATACattgaaaatgaatatttaaaatgctaaatcCTGTCTGCAGGTGACTGGCAGGTCTGCAAGTCTCAAGTATGCAAAgatcttaaatattaaaaagtaattttaatgtaCAGTACAAATAATGGGCACAAGTTCTCAGATTTTAAGGAATATTATGTGGGGGCAGTTCATACAAGACTGTTGTGTATATTAATGAAAATAGCTACAATGTCTCTTCACGATAATCCTACAAGGTTTTACTATGGCCCCCAATCCACAGGCAACAAAACTGAATATTCAAAGAACTGACCTAATTTGCCCAAGTTCCCACAGCTGTAGAGGTTTAAAGACATTTGGGCTGAGAGGCAGAGAAGAGGACCAATTAGAGGttgtaaggggaaaaaaaagctatCCTGGCCCCAAAAGAGCCAGTTCCCGAGTCATGATACTAGATGCCACTGCTTTCAAGCTTTTAGCCTATAATCAACCCATATTGAAACCAGATTTACGAGCCCTTCAGAGGAAAGCTTTGTGATTTTCTAAAGCAGACATGTTTGGTATTTTATAAGGTCAAACCCCCTGTGGTGCagtgtttttaataaaatcagtTCAGCAGAAATTAAGAGACACACCAGTCAATTTCTAGGAAGCCTCTAAGCcattcaaaataaaaggaaaaaaaaataacataaaagacACAACCATGCACAGATCAATTTTTTCAACAGTGGTAGAATGTAAGGAGTTGTCGATACAAAATCATGTTGGTAAATTTGGTCCCATGTCTCTAGTTCGGGCAAATTTCCACTCAGAAAGGAAGATTCCTTTTGGGGGGAGTTCTATGACAATACTAAGCAAGGGCTGTTCCTGGTTAGCCTGGCCTTGTGACACCTCAAAGTAACAGTAAACATCTCGAAAAAACAAACCAGTCGCCACCACCATTTCTGACATCACTGAATCAGGTAGACCCTGGACCTTATCTTAGTCCTTATCTCTGGCTCCCGGCAACTTCTACACTCTCACAGGGAAGCAAAAGTGAAATCTATAGGTAGTTTTTAGTTACATCCAAAGTTGAGCTGCTGGCAATATTTTCATAAGGCGGCAGATCTGACTTTATGTGCGGGCCTGACTTTAAGACTGGCAGTGAGGACATGTGTAAAAACTAAATGAGTATCAAAAGGGAGAGGATTTTTTTAGGAAAAGGGGCAGGGCTGGCCTATTATGTGGCTAGAAGCTGAGCCCTAGAAAACTCTGAGAGGCCGTGGGCACAGTGCCACCTCCCCACAGTACAGGGAGCTGTAAACAGCCTCGTGAATATACAATAGGAAGAACAAAGGCACAAGATCAAGTGGAGAGGCTGTGCATGCATCCTCCATGAAGTTTGTGGTAACACCAGCCCAGACATAGGCCTCTCTGGGAGGAAGGGGTTCACTGATTTCAAAGTGTTTCAAAGCACATGACTTTAAATCCTTCATTGTTTTATCTCCTAAAGAATTGCGGAGTTCCTAGTTAACCTGTACTTAGAAGATATGAGGTGAACAGGCCCTCATAACGgcaagcagagaaaagaaacttCGACTACACATAACAGATACAAAAACTGGCCACTTGAAGAATTGCGGAGCTTGCATAATGGCGTATGTGAAATGAGAAAGTACAAGGAGCAAGAAGTCCTTTAATCTCCAAACTACGAACTACTATAATGTGATCAAGAGCCAGAGtggggctgggcagagtggctcgcACCTTAATCCCAgagctttaggaggctgaggtaggaggatcacttgaggtcaggagtttgagactagcttggccaatatggtgaaaaccttgtctctgctaaaaatacaaaaattagccgggcatggtggtgggtgcctataatcccagctgcttcagaggctgaggcaggagaattgcttgaacgttgCAGGGGGACGGAGGCGGGACGCGGTAGGTGTGGGGAagggggtggaggttgtagtgataTGGATGGCGCCaccagactccagcctgggtgacagtaagactcaaaaaaaaaaaacaaaaaacaaaaacaagagccAGAGGTGGAGGTGAGGGTGGGAATTTCACCAACGAACAACTTTGATCAATTCTCTTGACAGGTTTGAAGGGTTGGGTTCAACGAACAATTCTTCGGCTTCCTCAAAAACTGACGTACACAAAGCTTaatatcttttataaaatataaggcATGTATGCAAGAGCTGTTCATCTTAAAAGGGACATTGCTTTTATTATGCTTTATATGAATGCTTTTACTAAAATGTTTATTCCACAGCATAGGGCAGGTGgtcaattaatattaataaaagaaaacccCCATACTCAAATATGCAGGCtgtaggttttttatttttttgagaccgagtctagCTCTGTtccccagaccggagtgcagtagcacaatctcagctcaccacaacctccacctcccaggttcaagcaattctcctgcctaagcctcccgagcagctgggactacagatgcacgccaccatgcccagctaatttttgtatttttagtagaaacggggtttcactatattggccaggctggtctcgaactccttaccttgtgatccacctgccttggcctcccaaagtgctaggattacaggtgtgagccaccacacctggcctacaggttaacttttaagcaaaaatttcaaatatacaaaggAATTGAGAAGATACTCTCCATGGCATATTATTCtgacatttaaaataagaaagatccACTGGGGGCAAGGGAAGTACACAAGTAAGTCatacgttttgttttgttttgtttttttgagacggagtctcgctctgtcgcccaggctggagtgcagtggccggatctcagctcactgcaagctccgcctcccgggttcacgccattctcctgcctcagcctcccgagtagctgggactacaggcgccgccacctcgcccagctaattttttgtattttttagtagagacggggtttcaccgtgttagccaggagggtctcgatctcctgacctcgtgatccgcccgtctcggcctcccaaagtgctgagattgcaggcttgagccaccgcacccggcctaagtCATACGTTTAAATTCAGGCTGGGCAATGTCACCAGGACCGAAAGTCTTATAGGAGGAAACACTGTTTCTTAGCTGTGTTACTGGCAAAAGCCAGTATCTATTTGGTTCCGTAAAGGATCATTTGGGAGGAGGAAACCTAGTAGCAGTTATTTAAATCAACTGGTATATCATGTTCACTACAGAAAACCTTTCTAAggaggaagttaaaaaaaaaaagcatcacacTGTTGAAGCACAAGGTTTAAAATTAAGAGTGTTGTACGGTAGGGTTCGGCTAACTGGGGAGCCAAAATACTCAATTTGGCTTAGGACAAAATAAACTGGCCAATTAATCAACAGTAAAAGGAGACAGTGACTAACCtgaacaaaaaaaagttttgtgtagttgggttttttttcttttttgggtggAGGTAGACACACTGGAAAAGGTATTCCAGAACGCCTGGATCAAAATGACCTTTGCTAAGTCAACTCTAGAAATTGATCAATCACATCTGACCTGGTACACACAAATTTCAGATCTCCTTCTTAGATGAAAGCTAGAACCAGAATTATCCTATAACCAGAAATGTGGGTAAGACACTAAAAGATGGTCAGTATACATTTAGAAACTCCATACTGTAAGATGACACAGGCACGTGGAAGAATAAGCAAGATCTTGgtcttgtttaaaaaagaaaagaggaaaaaaaaaaatcaagccacATCCTGAAGTTGACAACAAGTGAGCAACAGCAAATGGCCATTAGTGTAATTAACATGTACTGTCTCACGCTTCCCAGTTAAATTTATGGAAGACACTATTAaatttcagacaaaatatatatatttcttttaaatctttacaATAAATCAAGATGTAGAAGCTTACATAGggcacatttttgtttatttaggtACTCAATTCCATCTCCCTTGGATGCAAATAACCCTGGTGACAGTGTGTACAAagtcttctctttgctttctataattttaaagtaaCACATTTGACTGTATTTAAGTCTGTGCAAATAATCCTTCAGAAGAAATATCCAAGATTCTGTTTGCAGAGGTCATTTTGTCTCTCAAAGATGATTAAATGAGTTTGTCTTCAGATAAAGTGCTCCTGTCCAGCAGAACTCAAAAGGCCTTCAAGCGTTCAAGAAGTGTAGTTCAGATAAGACTTGGTCATACGAATTCCAGCTTCCCGTGCCCACTGTACATGCCCCAGTGAACGAGCGAGAGGATCTTATCATTGCTGAGGTCTGCTTGTCTCATTTTATCACAGGTCAGACAGCAGTTCTCGTGCCCACTGACCGGCACCATGCATTCCAAGTCTAACTTTGCGACCTGCCCCTTTTTGGAATGGTGTCCGTGAAAGCTGTAGTGCAAACGGGAGAGCATCTGTTGCCGCTGATCCTGCAGCCTCTTGTTTTCACTTCTAAGCATCCTCAGGGCCAACATAATAAGCAACACTAAAATCAGCCCTCCAGCAATGGGCACAGCAATGACTGCGGCCCGGAACCACAACTCTTTGGAAGAAGTCAGCTCCTGCACCTTGGTGATAAGGTTTCTGCTACCATCATGCTGATACCTGTTTCCTTGTCCTAAAGTACAAAGAAAATGATCAAACTCCATGTTAACTCCTCCTAGGGATATATTCATAATCATCAATTCATTTTATCCAGGAATTCCATTAAAAAGCAGCTTACAATTAAATCAAcgatatttagaaaatattgcaAAACTATCTAAAGAAGCTTACAAACGCATTTGTTTACAGACTGTCATTACTGAGATGTAATGGCCTTTTAATGTcttcaaaatgttgaaaaaacaggcaaaacctATTATGTAGACAGACATCGAATGCTCAGGCAGACATAAAAGCCACTCAATCAAAATGCATCTTTGTATCCAGCCAGGCTTCTCCCTCTGGTGTCTCTAATTACATTAACAACAAAATCAATAGCAGACACACGAAGTCGTGGCTGTCACAAGTCTATAGATCAGGCAGGCATTCTGGTTAGAAACGGCTTCTACCTACCTGAGGCCTCACCCTTGGGAGGAGAGAGAACATCATGCAACCCTCTGTA containing:
- the LOC105479973 gene encoding BMP and activin membrane-bound inhibitor homolog, coding for MDRHSSYIFIWLQLELCAMAVLLTKGEIRCYCDAAHCVATGYMCKSELSACFSRLLDPQNSNSPLTHGCLDSLASTADICQAKQARNHSGTTMPTLECCHEDMCNYRGLHDVLSPPKGEASGQGNRYQHDGSRNLITKVQELTSSKELWFRAAVIAVPIAGGLILVLLIMLALRMLRSENKRLQDQRQQMLSRLHYSFHGHHSKKGQVAKLDLECMVPVSGHENCCLTCDKMRQADLSNDKILSLVHWGMYSGHGKLEFV